The nucleotide sequence GTCGCGCTACTCCTGGACAGCGATCGCCAAAAATCTCATTCCCGCCTACGCTGCAATTTCCTTACAATCATCCTCACCATCTATCAAGACAACATTTGAGTAATACCAAGACCCGATTCAGCACTTTGCGCCGCACGGCTTCTACCATCTAAAAACTATAAATCCAAAATCCAAACTGGTATAAGTACCGCGTACCCGACACCCGATACCCAATACTCAATACCCAATACACCCAATACCCAAACTGGTTGGTAATGAACTCAGTTGCGTAGTTAGCAATTCCGACTACAATGAAATCGATTAATCATTTTGAATTGAAAAATTATTGGTTCCTTGGCTGCATGAAGGGAGGGTGTGGGGAAAATGGATTCTGCGATCGCGCCAAAACAACATCACCATCCAGTCCATGATGTGTCGTGGAGTTGTCTGCTCAGGCTCAGTTCTATTCTCTGCATCGCTGGGGCAATCTCGCTCCCGTTCCACCCGGCGGTCAGCCTTGCTCAGGTCCCTTCCTTCCCCACCATTGACACCCCCCTTCAACGTGAACCCCAACCGCCCTCTGTCCAGCCTCAGCCTGAACCCCTTCCACCGGCCCCATTACCGCCTCCAGAACAACTGCTGCCCGCTCCGATCCTACCTGCCCCACCGACTGAAACACCCCCCGGCGATATTCCCCAAACAATTACCGTAGAGCAGTTTCGAGTGACGGGTAGCACGGTATTTACCCAGGCAGACTTTGACCAGGTAACAGAACCCTATACCAAACGCCCAATTTCAGTGACCGAATTGTTTCAAGCCCGCTCTGCGGTGACTCAGCTTTACATCGAGAATGGGTACATCTCCTCCGGAGCCTACATCCCCCCCCAGCAGTTGCGGGATGGAACCGTCGAGATTCGCGTCGTGGAGGGCAGCCTGGAAGCAATTCAGGTCAGCGGAACCCGCAGACTGAAGCCCAGCTATATCGAATCGCGGCTTAAGGTGGCTACCCGCCCCCCGTTAAATCAAAGCAAATTGCTGGAAGCCCTCCAACTGCTGCAACTGAACCCACTGATTGAGAGTATTTCAGCGGAGTTATCAGCAGGATCGCGCCCGGGAGAAAACCTGCTCGAAGTACGGGTGACGGAAGCCAGAACCTTCGACGCTCAAATCCTGCTTAACAATGGGCGGGTGCCGAGCGTAGGCACCTTTCAACGCCAGCTTCAACTGAGTGAAGCGAATCTGCTGGGGTTTGGCGATCGCCTCACGGGTTCCTACTCCAATACAGACGGCAGTAATGCCTTTGACTTCAGTTATACTGTTCCTGTCAATCCCTACAATGGAACTATCCGATTCAGTACTGGTATTTCCTATAATCGGGTAATCGAGGCACCATTTAACATCCTGGATATTGAGTCCAGATCCCGTTACCTGGAACTGAGTTTCCGTCAGCCAATTTTACAAACGCCCACCCGCGAAATTGCCCTCGGCATCACAGGCACCCAGCAACAAAGCCAGGCCAGTCTGCTGGATGGGGAAATTCCCTTCCCGGCACGCGGGGCAGATGCAGAAGGGCGAACTCGCCTCACCGCCCTTCGCTTTTTCCAGGAAGCTACCTGGCGCAGTGGAATTGAGGTCATCGCCTTACGTTCCCAGTTCAGTGTCGGGTTGAATGCGCTGGGTTCCACCATCAACGATGCCCCCCCTGATAGCCGCTTTTTCACCTGGCGGGGTCAGGCGCAGTGGGTTCGGTTGCTGGCTCCCGATACGCTGTTTCTGTTACGGGGTGATATGCAGATTGCCAACCGGGCATTGCTGCCCTTCGAGCAGTTTTCCCTGGGAGGTCTTGAGAGTGTACGAGGCTACCGGCAGGATGCCCTCCTGACTGATAGCGGACTGTTTGCCTCAGCAGAGGTTCGCATTCCCATCTGGCGCTTACCCCAGATCAACGGTCTACTACAGATTGCGCCTTTCTTTGACATCGGTAGCGGCTGGAACCGCTCTGGGTTCGCCGACCCGGACCCAAGAACGCTGGCATCCTTGGGGGTGGGTTTACGTTTACAAATCAGCAATCACGTTATTGCCCGGTTTGACTGGGGCGCTCCCCTGATCAACTTTCCCGGAGATAAAAACACCCTACAGGAGAAAGGAATCTACTTCTCTATTATCGTCAGCCCATTTTGAACTATGGTTTTACCAGTGGTCAGGGCTATGAATCAAATGACAGATGGGTTAGTTAACTATGAAGGGGCGATCGCGGCTCTGAAGCAGGCTGATTCCACTCTGGCAGGTGTGATTGATCAGATTGGTCCCTGCAAACTTAACCAGTGCCAGCAGACAGGAGATTTGCTCTATTCCCTCGCGGAATCCATCATCTTTCAGCAGCTCTCGGGCAAAGCCGCCGCCACCATCCATCAGCGCTTCCTCCAGCTATACCCTGACCAATCCTTTCCCACTGCTCAGGACATCCTGGCAACTCCCGATGAGATGCTGCGTGGGGCGGGGATTTCGCGCCCTAAGGTGACATACCTGAAAGATCTGGCGCAGAAAATACTGGATGGATTGCCTGCTCTGGAAGACCTGGAAACCATGGACGATGAAGCGATTATCCAGACGCTCATCCCGGTTAAAGGAATTGGACGCTGGACTGTGCAAATGCTGTTAATCTTTCGCCTGCATCGTTGGGATGTTTTACCCGTGGACGACCTGGGTATCCGTGCCGCCATTCGCAATCTCTACGGTCTACCAGAACTTCCTGACAGGAAAACCGTAGAACACCTGGGCGAACTCTGGAAACCCTACCGAACAATCGCCTCCTGGTATCTGTGGCAAAGTTTATGCATTTCGACCTAAGGAACGAGGATGTTATAACCTGAAACTTCACCACAGAGGCACGGAGAACACAGAGCAATTCCTCTGTGCCCTCTGTGTCTCTGTGGTAAAGCGCTAAGTTTTTCGGTTTATTTAATCCGTAGTCCTGATCAAAGAGGGATATAACCTGACCAAGCTTTTCTCTCGATTTTGGATTTCATCTTCTATTTTCCAGGTGGAAAGTCTCACTTTCATCGTTGGAGGCGAGCGCAGTTCATGGGGTAATCCCTTCTTGCACTAGCCGCGTTCCTTGAGATGATTTACCAGTGCCTGAAGTCCCAAGCGATAACTATCGGCTCCAAATCCGCTAATCTGACCAATCGCCACTGGAGCAATATAAGAATGATGACGGAACGCTTCACGACGATAAATATTACTGAGATGAACTTCGACCGTGGGAAGGTTTACAGCCACGATCGCATCTCGAATCGCCACACTGGTGTGAGTGTATGCCCCTGCATTGATCAAGAGTCCCTGGTGCTTTCCCAACGCAGCATGAATTGCGTCAACCAGAACCCCTTCATGGTTTGACTGTAATGAGGAAACCGTCACCTTATGATAAGTCGCCTCCTCCTCCAGGAGACGAACGATATCTTCAAGCGTAGAGGAGCCATAAATTCCTGGCTCCCGTTTACCCAGAAGATTCAGGTTTGGTCCATGAAGCACCAAAATGCTGAACAAGCAGCAAAACCTAACTAGCGAACTACTTACTAACGGCGTTGAGGATCGTTTACTGGCACCGGGATCGGCTCGGCTTCGGGCTGCATATCTGGACCCAGAAGAGCCTCAATCAGTTTGCGCGCCCACTCTTTGATTTTCTCAAGCACCTTATCAAGGTAGTCCATTGAATTAATAGCTCCTTCGCTATGGCTTAGCTAATGCCAGCGTTCCCGTAACGCTTAGATTTAAAACGCTTAATTCTAACGCTAGATCCTTAGCCTAACCTGGTTACCTATAGAAATTGTACCCAATTTATCAATTCAGCAACAGTTGGCTAATGGAAGATTAAGAATTCTCTCAAACGAAGCAGGGGACTGAGTGTCAGGGATTCAGATACAGGCAGGCACTCCAAAATCACTGATTAGCATTTATGAATGTTTACTTTAAAAACACGTTGAGGACTTATACTTACTCCCACCAATTTATTTTGTCGTCCCTAATAATTGACGGCGCAAATGGTCCAGGGCGGTGCAGGCACTCAG is from Leptothermofonsia sichuanensis E412 and encodes:
- a CDS encoding ShlB/FhaC/HecB family hemolysin secretion/activation protein; this encodes MDSAIAPKQHHHPVHDVSWSCLLRLSSILCIAGAISLPFHPAVSLAQVPSFPTIDTPLQREPQPPSVQPQPEPLPPAPLPPPEQLLPAPILPAPPTETPPGDIPQTITVEQFRVTGSTVFTQADFDQVTEPYTKRPISVTELFQARSAVTQLYIENGYISSGAYIPPQQLRDGTVEIRVVEGSLEAIQVSGTRRLKPSYIESRLKVATRPPLNQSKLLEALQLLQLNPLIESISAELSAGSRPGENLLEVRVTEARTFDAQILLNNGRVPSVGTFQRQLQLSEANLLGFGDRLTGSYSNTDGSNAFDFSYTVPVNPYNGTIRFSTGISYNRVIEAPFNILDIESRSRYLELSFRQPILQTPTREIALGITGTQQQSQASLLDGEIPFPARGADAEGRTRLTALRFFQEATWRSGIEVIALRSQFSVGLNALGSTINDAPPDSRFFTWRGQAQWVRLLAPDTLFLLRGDMQIANRALLPFEQFSLGGLESVRGYRQDALLTDSGLFASAEVRIPIWRLPQINGLLQIAPFFDIGSGWNRSGFADPDPRTLASLGVGLRLQISNHVIARFDWGAPLINFPGDKNTLQEKGIYFSIIVSPF
- a CDS encoding DNA-3-methyladenine glycosylase family protein → MTDGLVNYEGAIAALKQADSTLAGVIDQIGPCKLNQCQQTGDLLYSLAESIIFQQLSGKAAATIHQRFLQLYPDQSFPTAQDILATPDEMLRGAGISRPKVTYLKDLAQKILDGLPALEDLETMDDEAIIQTLIPVKGIGRWTVQMLLIFRLHRWDVLPVDDLGIRAAIRNLYGLPELPDRKTVEHLGELWKPYRTIASWYLWQSLCIST
- the aroQ gene encoding type II 3-dehydroquinate dehydratase: MFSILVLHGPNLNLLGKREPGIYGSSTLEDIVRLLEEEATYHKVTVSSLQSNHEGVLVDAIHAALGKHQGLLINAGAYTHTSVAIRDAIVAVNLPTVEVHLSNIYRREAFRHHSYIAPVAIGQISGFGADSYRLGLQALVNHLKERG